From Bacteroides uniformis:
CAGCATCTTCAGAATGACATTTGGATAAGGGTTCGTTCAGAAGGGATGGAATTGCGGTTGCCTGCGGAGGTACAAGCGGTTGTGGTAGATGTGGAAGATATGGAAGCCAATTTCTACGGACTCCGTTGCGATACGCTCTCTTTCCGCACGCGATACCTTGCCCGGCTGGAAGATTGCCATGTCACTGCGCTTGCGGCGCAGGCGCAGAGCTTGCATTTCAACAGCGGCACAGTGCGCAACCTTTATCTGAATCTGGACGAGATAGCCGACTGGGATGTCAATACCGGTTCCTTCCATATCGATACGGAGCATCTGTCCGGCAGTCGCTATCATCGTTGTCTTTTGCAGAAGAATGAATGCCGCCGGGTGTTCTGGACACCGTTAAAGGATGATGCCTCTTTGAGTGTGGAGTTAAAACAAGCAGTTAAAATAGAAGTAGGTGAGTAGCCATAATACGAAATGACTTATCTTTGCACATGAATCAAAAAGTGTAGAGTATATGGCCTTGCAATTGGCATTCGTATTGGTAGCTATCATTATAGGCGCCCGCTTGGGCGGCATTGGACTAGGTGTAATGGGAGGGATAGGTCTGGCAATTCTGACGTTTGGTTTCGGATTGCAGCCTACATCACCTCCCATTGACGTTATGTTGATGATAGCCGCCGTCATTTCTGCCGCATCCTGCATGCAGGCGGCTGGCGGACTGGATTATATGGTAAAGCTGGCAGAACGGTTGTTGCGGAAGAATCCTTCGCAGGTCACCATCTTGAGCCCTATTGTGACCTATTTGTTTACTTTTGTTGCCGGTACGGGACATGTGGCATATTCGGTGCTTCCCGTGATTGCCGAGGTTGCCACGGAGACCAAGATTCGTCCCGAGAGGCCACTGGGCATTGCGGTGATTGCTTCGCAGCAGGCTATTACGGCAAGTCCCATTTCGGCTGCCACCGTCGCATTGCTTGGGTTGCTGGCGGGATTTGATGTCACCTTGTTTGATATTCTGAAAATAACGATTCCTGCTACCATTATCGGGGTACTTGTGGGCGCCTTGTTCTCCATGAAGGTGGGCAAGGAGTTGGCAGACGACCCGGAGTACAGAAAGAGGTTGACCGAAGGCTATCTTGATGTCAAGAAGGTGGAGATAAAGGATATACACAATAAACGGCATGCCGTCTTGTCTGTGCTTATCTTTATCCTTGCCACTGTTTTTATCGTGTTCTTTGGTTCGTTCGACAGTTTGCGTCCTGCCTTCGTGATAGACGGCGAGACGGTGAGACTCGGCATGTCCGCCATTATCGAAATCGTGATGCTCTCTGCCGCCGCCCTCATCTTGCTGCTGACTCGCACCGACGGCATGAAGGCAACGCAAGGCTCCGTCTTCCCGGCAGGCATGCAGGCGGTGATTGCCATATTCGGCATTGCCTGGATGGGAGATACTTTTCTTCAGGGAAACATGCTTCAGTTGACCCAGTCCGTCGAGGGAGTGGTGAGGCAAATGCCGTGGCTGTTCGGGATAGCCTTGTTTGCCATGTCGATTCTGCTTTATAGCCAGGCCGCCACTGTGCGCGCACTGATGCCTTTGGGCATCGCTTTGGGCATTTCGCCTATGATACTGGTTGCTCTGTTCCCGGCCGTAAACGGTTACTTCTTTATTCCCAACTATCCCACCGTAGTAGCAGCCATTAATTTCGACCGTACCGGAACTACCCGTATCGGCAAGTATGTGCTGAACCACTCGTTCATGCTTCCCGGACTTGTTTCGACTGGCGTTGCCATCGGGCTGGGGTTGCTTTTCATCAGGATATTCTAAGGGAAACCGCTGCTTTTAATCCGTTGTATATAGGGCTTTGTTTACTTGTGTATAGGGAGTGTTCCCTTTTACTCATTGCCTTATCAGCGCCTAATGGTCGTGCGGTGATCTGCTGACGGCTGTTAAGCGGGTTGTTGATGGCCGTTAGGCGATTGCATCATGGCCGTTGCATACTGTTGATTCCTTATGTCCGACGTAATAAATACCTTCATTCTCTGAATAAAGCACAGAGGAAAACAGTATTGAGGTCTTGGCTTTGTGTGGCTGTACGCATTTGTTCTGATTGCATTTGAAGGGGGAGGAGATGGAATTAATACCGTGTTTGCAGGATATTGATTTCGTCAGGTACGATATAAATAAGATGTGATGCAAGAAATTAATAACTTGTGTTACTCCATGTTATCTTCTTGTGGTGTCAGTATTTCTGTTTGTGAAACGGTGTGGAAGCAAATTTTGCTTCCACACTTTTGAGTTGCTTCCACCGCATCTGTAATGCCGATGAATAAAGGGATGTGGAGAGGAGGTGGAAGTGTGGAAGCAATTTGCACAAACATTATTTGCGCAAACATTTTTTTCTGTCCTTGATGGGAATTAAAAAAAATGAGGATAAACGGCCTTTAAACCTTTTATCCTCATTGTAGTTGCGGAGATCCGACTCGAACGAATGACCTTTGGGTTATGAGCCCAACGAGCTACCAACTGCTCCACTCCGCGATGTTATTGTTTTGTGGGTGCAAAGGTACGGCTTTTTATTTAATATGCAAATAAAATGCATGATATTTTTGAGGTTAAGTGGATTTTAATGAGTAATATGTTGATAAATAGAACGATAATAAGCCTACTTTTTTTCTTCCTTTTTAGGGCTGTTCATTAATAAAATGAATGTTTTCTTGTAAGATATGCGGAAATGTCTTACTTTTGCTCAAATAATAAAGCAATGTGCAATTAATCTATGACCGTATCGAAGACAAAAGCTAAATTAGTGGACGTTGCCCGTCAGCTGTTTGCAAAGATGGGCGTTGAGAATACCACGATGAATGATATTGCCCTCGCTTCGAAGAAAGGTAGGAGAACGCTCTATACCTATTTTAAGAGCAAGGAAGATATCTACTTGGCTGTTGTCGAGTCGGAGCTGGATATTCTTTCGGATATGATGAAGCACGTGGTAGAGAAAGATATTCAGCCGGACGAGAAACTGATGGAAATGATTTACACTCATCTGGATGCGGTAAAAGAGGTTGTCTTTCGGAATGGTACTCTTCGTGCCAATTTCTTTCGGGATATTTGGAGAGTGGAGAAAGTGCGCAAACGTTTCGATGCTACAGAGACCCAGCTTTTCAAGGAGGTTCTGCGTGAAGGTATGGAGAAGGGTGTTTTCCAGATAGATGACTTGGATATGACTGCCGAGATTGTGCATTACAGTGTCAAAGGTATTGAAACACCTTATATCCGCGGCCATATAGGGGCCAATCTGGACGATGCGGTACGCGATACTTACGTGACCCGTCTGGTACTTGGTGCATTGGGAAAGAAGTAAGAATACATTTTATAAATAATTTTAAAATAATATGGGATTATTAGATGGAAAAACAGCCATTGTGACAGGTGCTGCACGCGGCATCGGCAAGGCTATCGCTTTGAAGTTCGCTCAAGAAGGAGCAAATATTGCATTCACTGACTTAGTGATTGATGAAAATGCCGAGGCTACGGCAAAAGAATTGGAAGCTTTGGGAGTAAAGGCAAAAGCTTATGCCTCCAATGCAGCAAACTTTGAAGACACTGCCAATGTAGTGGCAGAAATCCATAAGGACTTTGGACGTATTGATATTCTGGTAAACAATGCCGGTATTACACGTGACGGTCTGATGATGCGTATGAGCGAACAGCAATGGGATATGGTTATCAATGTCAACCTGAAATCGGCATTTAACTTTATCCATGCCTGCACACCCATCATGATGCGCCAGAAGGCGGGTAGCATTATCAATATGGCATCTGTGGTAGGTGTTCACGGCAATGCCGGCCAGGCCAACTATTCTGCTTCCAAAGCCGGTATGATTGCTTTGGCCAAGTCTATCGCTCAGGAGCTGGGTTCTCGTGGAATCCGTGCCAATGCCATTGCTCCGGGCTTCATCATGACAGCCATGACCGACGCCTTGTCTGAAGAGGTGAAGGCTGAATGGTGCAAGAAGATTCCTTTGCGTCGTGGCGGCACACCCGAAGACGTGGCAAATATCGCTACTTTCCTGGCTTCTGATATGTCTTCTTATGTATCCGGTCAGGTTATTCAGGTAGATGGTGGGATGAATATGTAATTTAATGATTAATGATTAGTGATTAATGTTTAATGAGAAGTTGGGTGTTAGTCATTAATCATTAATCACTAATCATTAAACATTAACAACCGATGACTGTCGTATACGAAGACAATCATATCATTATAGTCAACAAGACCGCTTCCGAGATAGTTCAGGGAGACAAAACGGGTGATACACCGCTTTCGGAAACTGTAAAGCAGTACCTGAAAGAGAAGTACAGCAAGCCTGGAAATGTCTTTATCGGTGTCGCTCACCGGCTGGACCGCCCCGTGAGCGGTCTTGTTGTTTTTGCCAAGACCAGTAAGGCACTGTCGCGTCTGAACGAGATGTTCAAGAATAGCGAGGTGAAGAAGACTTACTGGGCAGTAGTGAAGAACTTGCCCCGCGAGGAAGAGGGGGAATTGGTGAACTATCTGGTGCGAAATGAGAAACAGAACAAGAGTTATGCATACGACAAGGAGGTGCCGGGCAGCAAGAAAGCGATTTTGCATTACCGGCTCATCGGGCGGTCGCAGAACTATTATCTGTTGGAAATAGATTTGAAAACCGGACGCCATCACCAGATACGTTGTCAGTTGGCAAAGATGGGCTGTCCCATCAAGGGAGATTTGAAGTATGGTTCGCCCCGCTCCAATCCCGACGGCAGCATCTGTCTGCATGCGCGGTATATCCGTTTTGTGCATCCGGTGTCCAAAGAACTGATAGAAGTGGAGGCGCCCGTTCCTCCCGGAAATTTATGGAATGGTTTTGAAACGATTTAATCTTACAGTAATGAAGAAAATCACAGTTTTGTCGGGTTTGCTGCTCCTTGCGGGATTGGCTGCCCAAGCTCAGGAAAGAGTTGCTGAGTATAACGTGCGTCCGGCCGTTACGGTGCGCACTCCCCTCCAGGGCGATAGTATCAACTTCAAGGGAGACAAGTTTACTACCGGCAATCTTCTGAAGACGAAGGTCAGTCTCGACTTCGACGGAGGTCGGTACGAACGTATGGTTGCTGATACGGCTGGATATGTAACTGTGGCAAAGGCGGACAAGGACAATCTGTTCTATCTGTTTGCTACCAATCTGCGTGCGGAGCGTTTCATGAAGGGCAAGCTGAATGTATATTCTCCTGCCCGTTTTGAGGTGTTTGTAAACGGTGAATCCAAGCAAGTCAAGGAGACAGCGGAGGACAGCTTGTCGCAGGTCCGTCCTACGGCTGTCAGTCTGCGTATGGACCCTGAAGCGGATTATGAGATTGTCATCAAGTTGCTTTCAAGCGCGGACGACAAGATGCAGCCGATGCTGAAATGCGAATTTGAAAAGGAAAAGGACTTTGCCGATGTAGCTTGCCGGATGGCACCGGACATGAAGAGACGTTTCTCTTTGTTCAACACCAATTTCGGCTCCCGAGCGAGCAGGGTTTCTCTTTCGCCCAACGGCAAGTATCTGCTGACCCGCTATTCGGACAATTACGACGTGAAGCGTTCCAGGACCCGTTGTGAGCTGACCGAGGTAAAGACCGGCCGGGTGATATTGCCCAATGCCAATGAAAAGATGAACTGGATGCCCAACAGCAACAAGCTCTATTATACGGTTATGGGCGAGGAGCAGAATGACCTGGTTGTGTTCGATCCCGCCACGATGCGTGAGGAAGTGCTGCTGAAGAATGTTCCCGAAGGATATTTCAGCTGGTCTCCTACAGAAGACTATCTTATCTATATGCTCACGGACGAGGGCGAAAAGGTGAGTGGCCCGTTGAAACGTCTCTTGCATCCGGACGACCGTATCCCCAATTCTCGTGACCGCTATTATCTCATGAAATACGATGTGGCGACGGGACTTTCCGAGCGCCTGACCTACGGTAGTCACAACGTCTATCTGAATGATATTTCCCCGGATGGCAAGAAACTGTTGTGCAGCACTTCCAAGCCGGACATCACTCGATGCCCTTTCTCCCTCTCTTCTCTTTTCGAGATTGATTTGACCACCTTGCAGGCAGATACGCTGGTCGCCTGGGATGCTTATCTGGGAAGTGCTTCTTACTCTCCGGACGGGAAGCAGCTTCTGGTGACGGGCAGTCCGTCTGCTTTCGGAGGCATTGGCAAGAATTGCGGTGAACATCCCATAGCCAATGACTTTGATACCCAAGCATTCATTATGGATTTGGCTACAAAGAAAGTGCAGGCTATCACGCGCGATTTCAATCCTACGGTGTCTCTCGTGCAGTGGAACCGTGTGGACGGATGTATCTATTTCGATACGACTGATGGGGATTGCAGGCATATCTACCGTTATGTTCCGAAGACGGGCGGCTTTGAAATGCTTCCGCTTGAAGAAGATGTGATTACTTCCTTCACGCTGGCCAATGACAATCCGGTTGTGGCTGCCTATGTGGGCGGAGGAAACACCAGCACGGGCGTAGCTTATACGTACGACACGAAGAAAAAAGTTTCTACCCTGCTTGCCAATCCCATGAAGCCCATCCTCGATAAGATTGAGCTGGGACAGATGGAAGAGTGGAACTTTACAGCTTCGGACGGTACGGAGATAAAGGGAATGGTTTGTCTGCCGCCGTCTTTTGACCCGAACAAGAAGTATCCGCTTATCGTATACTATTATGGAGGAACGACTCCTACAACCCGCGGTATAACTTCCCCGTACTGTGCACAGTTGTTTGCGTCACGTGACTATGTGGTTTATGTTATCCAGCCCAGTGGTGCCATCGGGTACGGCCAGGAGTTCTCTGCACGCCATGTCAATGCATGGGGTGAGCGTACGGCCGATGAGATCATTGAAGGTACGAAGAAATTCTGTGCAGCCCATCCGTTTGTCAACGATAAACGTATCGGATGCCTGGGTGCCTCTTATGGAGGATTCATGACGATGTATCTGCAGACTAAGACGGATATGTTTGCTGCCGCTGCCTCGCATGCTGGCATCAGCAATGTAACGAGCTATTGGGGCGAGGGTTATTGGGGATATTCCTATAACTCTGTTGCGGCAGCCGATAGCTATCCTTGGAATAATCCCGATTTGTTTACGAAGCATGGAGCATTGTTCAATGCGGACAAGATTAATACCCCTCTGTTGTTGCTGCATGGCACGGTAGATACAAACGTGCCTATCGGTGAAAGTATCCAATTGTATAATGCGCTGAAGATATTGGGTAAGCCGGTGGAATTTATTACCGTAGATGGTGAAAACCATTTTGTACTTGATTATGCAAAACGTGAATTGTGGCACAATTCAATTATGGCTTGGTTTGCCCGCTGGCTGCAGGATAGTCCGGCATGGTGGAATGACCTTTATCCGGAAAGACATTGGTGATGTTTTAATTAACAATTGATAATAAAAAAAGCCGTTTCCCAGAATAGACAAGGAGGAAACGGCTTTTTTGTTGTAGTGTGCTTACTGTTATTGGGCCACTTTTGCTGTGTCTTGGACGTTCTCGGCTTTCTGCAAAGTATCCGTTACCACAGTGTCGTTAGACAAGGTTGTTGTCTTACTCGGCTGTTCTACCGGAGCCTTAGCTTGAGCCAAGAACGTTCCGCCACAAACAAACATAAACAGGGCTGCTACTAATACTAATTTTTTCATAATTCATTTGCTTTTAGGTTGGTATATCTTATTGTTAAGTCTAAGTGCTTGCTTGTTGTAGCGCTTGTTGCTTACGTCTAATATAGGTCAAATGGTGTGCCAGAAAGAGTGTGTGTTGGATAATGTTCTGATAGTTAGTGATATATGTTTCTGTGCAAAGTGTGGCATAGTGTGGAAAAGTGTGGAATGTGTGGAGGGGAGTGTGGAATAATTCCACACCCTTTAGTCGGATATGTTATAAAGCTTCAACTTGTTGTACAGCGTTTTGCGGTCAATGCCCAACAGTTGTGCAGCGCGGCTCTTGTTGTTTCCCGTCTGCCGCAAGGCTTCGATGATTTGATGCTTCTCTGCCTCCTCATTGCGGAGAGGGATACCGATGATGCCCGGTGCGGGTCCTTTCAGTTCATTCAGTTCGTTGATAGTAATGAATTTGCCTTGTGCCAGCAAGGTTGCACGGCGTACCATATTCTTCATTTGGCGTAGATTGCCGGGCCAGGGATATTCCAATAGGGCGCGGGATGCCTTGTCATCAAAGCCGGTCAGTTGCTTGTCCATTTCGCGGTTGGCCTGGTCCAGAAAGAAATTGGCAAAGAGCAGGATGTCTTCACGGCGGTCTTTGAGTTGCGGCATACGTAGGGTGAATTCATTGATACGGTGATATAAATCTTCACGGAACGCCCCTTTTTCGATGGCTTGCTCCAGATTTTCGTTGGTGGCGGATACCAGACGTACATCCACGCTTATCTCTTTGTTTGAACCTACCGGACGTATCTTGCGCTCTTGCAAAGCACGCAGCAACTGTATTTGCACTTCATAGCTCAGATTGCCTATCTCATCCAGGAAGATGGTACCGCCGTTGGCTTCGACGAAAGCGCCCGTTTTGTCGGTCAGTGCGCCGGTAAAGGCACCCTTTATGTGCCCGAAGAACTCCGAAGCGGCCAATTCTTTGGGAATAGAACCGCAATCGATGGCTACAAACGGCCGGTCGGCACGCTTGCTGAGCTGGTGGATGCGGTGGGCTACGTATTCTTTGCCCGTTCCGCTGGCACCATTGATGAGTACAGACATATTGGTAGGTGAAACCAGTTTCACATAATTGTAGAGTTGTTTGGCTGCGTCGCTCTCTCCCTCGAGGAAGTCGGAGGAGGACAATGAGCCTTCTGCACCCTTCAGAGGCTGATTTTTCATCTTGTCGGAATGCATCGTCTGTTTGGGTGAAACGGATGGTCTGTTTGGGGTAAACGCATCATCTGTTCGGGACGAATGCATCATCTGTTTCAAAGCGGAGGATGATGCATTCAAGGCTTCGCCTATTTTTTTCAGTAATTCGTCCGGGTTCACAGGCTTGGCAATGTAATCGCAGGCTCCCAGTTTCATGGCTTGGACGGCCGACTGTATGTCAGCGTATCCCGTCATGATGATAAGCGGTATTTGCAGGCCGTGTTCGCCCAGCCATTTCAATAAGTCAATGCCATCCTTGTCGGGCAGGCGCAGGTCAGACAATATCAAGTCTACGGTTTCCGACTCAATATGTTTTTGAGCACGGGCAATGCTGCTGGCGGAGGTTACTTGGAAACCTTTTTTGCCGAGCCATGTTTTTAGCATCATGCCGTAAGTAATATCATCTTCTACAATTAATATGGATGTCATTGCTTTAGCCTTTTATCTCTTTTATGTAGGCAAAGGTAAGTGCTTTTGTCTGATTTTAGTATATTTGCAAACTTAAATTAAATAAAAAACAAAATGAAAAGAAATCTTATTGTATTATTAACTATACTGGTTTGCGGTCTGACTGCTTGCAAGCCGGGACAAAAGAAAGAGGAAGATATGGAAAAAGAAACGAAGCTGAAGATTGAAACAAGTGCGGGTGACATCACCGTGAAACTGTATAATGAAACCCCGAAACATCGTGATAACTTTATCAAGCTGGTGGAAGACGGCACGTATGAAGGTACGCTGTTCCACCGTGTCATCAAGGACTTTATGATACAAGCAGGTGACCCGGAATCGAAGAAGGCTCCGAAAGGCAAGATGCTGGGGGCAGGCGACGTGGGTTATACCGTTCCTGCCGAATTTGTTTATCCGAAGTATTTTCACAAAAAAGGTGCTTTGTCGGCTGCACGCCAGGGTGATGAGGTGAACCCTGACAAGGCATCATCCGGCTGCCAGTTCTACATTGTGACCGGAAAAGTGTATAATGACTCTACCTTGCTGGGGATGGAACAGCAGATGAATCAGATGCGCTTGAACAATGCTTTCAACGCGTTGGCGCAGAAACACATGAAGGAAATCTACAAGATGCGCAAGAATAATGACCAGGACGGTCTGATGGATTTGCAAGATTCCTTGATTGCGCAGGCAGAGGCTCAGGTTGCCAAGGAACTGGAGTTCAAGTTTACCCCCGAGCAGGTGAAGGCTTATACTACCGTGGGCGGTACTCCACATTTGGACGGTGCATATACCGTGTTCGGTGAAGTGCTGGAAGGTATGGATATTGTTGATAAAATACAGAAGGTCAAGACTGACCGTAACGACCGTCCCGAAGAGGATGTGGTTATTAAAAAAGTGACAGTGATAGATTGATGATAGATTCTGTCATTCCATTTTATGAAGATAAACAAAAAGATATTTGACAACGGTCTGCGGTTGGTGCACAATGAGGACACCAGCACGCAGATGGTTGCCTTGAATATTGTTTATGACGTGGGTGCCCGTGACGAACATCCCGAGCATACGGGCTTTGCCCATCTGTTCGAGCATCTGATGTTCGGAGGTTCGGTGCATATTCCTGATTATGACGCTCCTTTGCAATTGGCAGGCGGGGAGAATAATGCATGGACCAATAATGATATAACCAATTACTACCTGACGGTTCCAAAATCGAATGTGGAAATCGGCTTCTGGCTGGAGTCCGACCGCATGCTGGAACTGGCATTCAGTGAGCAAAGTCTTGAAGTGCAGCGTGCGGTAGTGATGGAGGAATTTAAACAACGTTGCTTGAACCAGCCGTATGGTGATGTGGGACATCTGCTTCGTCCTTTGGCTTATCAAACGCATCCTTATCGCTGGCCTACTATCGGGAAAGACCTCTCTCACATTGCCAATGCCACGCTGGACGAGGTAAAGGAATTCTTTTTTCGTTTTTATGCACCTAATAATGCAGTGCTGGCCGTTACCGGAAATATTTCGTGGGAAGAAACGGTTAGGCTGACAGAAAAATGGTTTGCTCCCATTCCCCGTAGGAATGTGCCCGTAAGGCAATTACCGCAAGAAGTTGTGCAGACGGCGGAACGCCGGCAGACGGTGGAACGGAATGTTCCTCTGGATGCTTTGTTCATGGCTTATCACATGTGCAGCCGTGAGGATGCCGATTATTATGCCTTCGATATTCTGTCGGATATTCTGAGCAATGGACGTTCCAGTCGCTTGACCCGCAGGCTGGTGCAGGAGCAAAAGCTCTTTTCCAGTCTCGATGCCTATATCTCTGGTACACGGGATGCCGGACTGCTGCATATCAGTGGAAAACCATCTGCAGGCGTATCTTTGGAGCAAGCCGAGGCTGCTGTCCGGAAAGAGTTGGAAGAGTTGAAATCCGGGTTTGTTGGAGAACAAGAATTGGAGAAAGTAAAGAACAAGTTTGAGTCTACACAGATATTCGGCAACATCAATTATCTGAATGTTGCCACGAATCTTGCCTGGTTTGAAC
This genomic window contains:
- a CDS encoding anaerobic C4-dicarboxylate transporter family protein is translated as MALQLAFVLVAIIIGARLGGIGLGVMGGIGLAILTFGFGLQPTSPPIDVMLMIAAVISAASCMQAAGGLDYMVKLAERLLRKNPSQVTILSPIVTYLFTFVAGTGHVAYSVLPVIAEVATETKIRPERPLGIAVIASQQAITASPISAATVALLGLLAGFDVTLFDILKITIPATIIGVLVGALFSMKVGKELADDPEYRKRLTEGYLDVKKVEIKDIHNKRHAVLSVLIFILATVFIVFFGSFDSLRPAFVIDGETVRLGMSAIIEIVMLSAAALILLLTRTDGMKATQGSVFPAGMQAVIAIFGIAWMGDTFLQGNMLQLTQSVEGVVRQMPWLFGIALFAMSILLYSQAATVRALMPLGIALGISPMILVALFPAVNGYFFIPNYPTVVAAINFDRTGTTRIGKYVLNHSFMLPGLVSTGVAIGLGLLFIRIF
- a CDS encoding TetR/AcrR family transcriptional regulator; protein product: MTVSKTKAKLVDVARQLFAKMGVENTTMNDIALASKKGRRTLYTYFKSKEDIYLAVVESELDILSDMMKHVVEKDIQPDEKLMEMIYTHLDAVKEVVFRNGTLRANFFRDIWRVEKVRKRFDATETQLFKEVLREGMEKGVFQIDDLDMTAEIVHYSVKGIETPYIRGHIGANLDDAVRDTYVTRLVLGALGKK
- the fabG gene encoding 3-oxoacyl-[acyl-carrier-protein] reductase → MGLLDGKTAIVTGAARGIGKAIALKFAQEGANIAFTDLVIDENAEATAKELEALGVKAKAYASNAANFEDTANVVAEIHKDFGRIDILVNNAGITRDGLMMRMSEQQWDMVINVNLKSAFNFIHACTPIMMRQKAGSIINMASVVGVHGNAGQANYSASKAGMIALAKSIAQELGSRGIRANAIAPGFIMTAMTDALSEEVKAEWCKKIPLRRGGTPEDVANIATFLASDMSSYVSGQVIQVDGGMNM
- a CDS encoding RluA family pseudouridine synthase; amino-acid sequence: MTVVYEDNHIIIVNKTASEIVQGDKTGDTPLSETVKQYLKEKYSKPGNVFIGVAHRLDRPVSGLVVFAKTSKALSRLNEMFKNSEVKKTYWAVVKNLPREEEGELVNYLVRNEKQNKSYAYDKEVPGSKKAILHYRLIGRSQNYYLLEIDLKTGRHHQIRCQLAKMGCPIKGDLKYGSPRSNPDGSICLHARYIRFVHPVSKELIEVEAPVPPGNLWNGFETI
- a CDS encoding S9 family peptidase, which produces MKKITVLSGLLLLAGLAAQAQERVAEYNVRPAVTVRTPLQGDSINFKGDKFTTGNLLKTKVSLDFDGGRYERMVADTAGYVTVAKADKDNLFYLFATNLRAERFMKGKLNVYSPARFEVFVNGESKQVKETAEDSLSQVRPTAVSLRMDPEADYEIVIKLLSSADDKMQPMLKCEFEKEKDFADVACRMAPDMKRRFSLFNTNFGSRASRVSLSPNGKYLLTRYSDNYDVKRSRTRCELTEVKTGRVILPNANEKMNWMPNSNKLYYTVMGEEQNDLVVFDPATMREEVLLKNVPEGYFSWSPTEDYLIYMLTDEGEKVSGPLKRLLHPDDRIPNSRDRYYLMKYDVATGLSERLTYGSHNVYLNDISPDGKKLLCSTSKPDITRCPFSLSSLFEIDLTTLQADTLVAWDAYLGSASYSPDGKQLLVTGSPSAFGGIGKNCGEHPIANDFDTQAFIMDLATKKVQAITRDFNPTVSLVQWNRVDGCIYFDTTDGDCRHIYRYVPKTGGFEMLPLEEDVITSFTLANDNPVVAAYVGGGNTSTGVAYTYDTKKKVSTLLANPMKPILDKIELGQMEEWNFTASDGTEIKGMVCLPPSFDPNKKYPLIVYYYGGTTPTTRGITSPYCAQLFASRDYVVYVIQPSGAIGYGQEFSARHVNAWGERTADEIIEGTKKFCAAHPFVNDKRIGCLGASYGGFMTMYLQTKTDMFAAAASHAGISNVTSYWGEGYWGYSYNSVAAADSYPWNNPDLFTKHGALFNADKINTPLLLLHGTVDTNVPIGESIQLYNALKILGKPVEFITVDGENHFVLDYAKRELWHNSIMAWFARWLQDSPAWWNDLYPERHW
- a CDS encoding sigma-54-dependent transcriptional regulator, with amino-acid sequence MTSILIVEDDITYGMMLKTWLGKKGFQVTSASSIARAQKHIESETVDLILSDLRLPDKDGIDLLKWLGEHGLQIPLIIMTGYADIQSAVQAMKLGACDYIAKPVNPDELLKKIGEALNASSSALKQMMHSSRTDDAFTPNRPSVSPKQTMHSDKMKNQPLKGAEGSLSSSDFLEGESDAAKQLYNYVKLVSPTNMSVLINGASGTGKEYVAHRIHQLSKRADRPFVAIDCGSIPKELAASEFFGHIKGAFTGALTDKTGAFVEANGGTIFLDEIGNLSYEVQIQLLRALQERKIRPVGSNKEISVDVRLVSATNENLEQAIEKGAFREDLYHRINEFTLRMPQLKDRREDILLFANFFLDQANREMDKQLTGFDDKASRALLEYPWPGNLRQMKNMVRRATLLAQGKFITINELNELKGPAPGIIGIPLRNEEAEKHQIIEALRQTGNNKSRAAQLLGIDRKTLYNKLKLYNISD
- a CDS encoding peptidylprolyl isomerase, which codes for MKRNLIVLLTILVCGLTACKPGQKKEEDMEKETKLKIETSAGDITVKLYNETPKHRDNFIKLVEDGTYEGTLFHRVIKDFMIQAGDPESKKAPKGKMLGAGDVGYTVPAEFVYPKYFHKKGALSAARQGDEVNPDKASSGCQFYIVTGKVYNDSTLLGMEQQMNQMRLNNAFNALAQKHMKEIYKMRKNNDQDGLMDLQDSLIAQAEAQVAKELEFKFTPEQVKAYTTVGGTPHLDGAYTVFGEVLEGMDIVDKIQKVKTDRNDRPEEDVVIKKVTVID
- a CDS encoding M16 family metallopeptidase; this encodes MKINKKIFDNGLRLVHNEDTSTQMVALNIVYDVGARDEHPEHTGFAHLFEHLMFGGSVHIPDYDAPLQLAGGENNAWTNNDITNYYLTVPKSNVEIGFWLESDRMLELAFSEQSLEVQRAVVMEEFKQRCLNQPYGDVGHLLRPLAYQTHPYRWPTIGKDLSHIANATLDEVKEFFFRFYAPNNAVLAVTGNISWEETVRLTEKWFAPIPRRNVPVRQLPQEVVQTAERRQTVERNVPLDALFMAYHMCSREDADYYAFDILSDILSNGRSSRLTRRLVQEQKLFSSLDAYISGTRDAGLLHISGKPSAGVSLEQAEAAVRKELEELKSGFVGEQELEKVKNKFESTQIFGNINYLNVATNLAWFELTGQAEDIDREVDNYRSVTAEQLHRVAQQTFRDENGIVLYYQKENL